A stretch of DNA from Campylobacter gracilis:
CGCAGATGTATGCAGCACCCGCGCCGCCGATGTAAAACGCGATAATTACGGCGATGAAGCTAACCGCAAAAGATGAGTAGAAATACTTCATATAAATTTTATCCTAGCCGATTTTTTGCGCGATTTTAGCAAAATTTAGCCCTAAATTCTATATAATTGCAAAAATTCCAAAAAAGGCAAAAGATGCTTACCAATCCCGTATTTATCAGTATCTGTGTGATGTGCGCGCTGTGCTTACTGAGGTGCAACGTAATGCTCGCGATCCTAATCGGCACGATATGCGCCGTGCTCTCAAGCAAGATCCCGCTGGGAGATGCCATAAATTTATTCATAAACGGCAATCCCGAAAACGCCGGCAGCCTCGGCATGGGCGGAAATTTAGAAACCGCACTTTCGTATCTGCTGCTAGGCGTCATCGCAAGCGCGATCTCAAAGACCAACTTAACGGCGATCTTGGTGCGCGCGGTGGCAAATTTAATCAGCGACAAAAAATACGTATTTATATTTTCAATCGCCTTTTTTGCGTGCTTCTCACAAAATTTAATCCCCGTGCATATCGCCTTTATCCCGATCTTGATCCCGCCGTTAGTTAAGATCATGAACTCGCTAAAGATCGACCGCCGCGCCGTAGCGTGCGCACTGACGTTCGGCTTGCAGACGCCGTATATGGCGCTGCCGCTGGGATTTGGACTTATCTTTATGGGACTAATCGAAAAAAATATGAACGCAAACGGCATCGCAGTAAGCCTAAGCGACATATCGAGCGTAATGTGGCTAAGCGCCGTGCCTATGCTCGCAGGTCTCATCCTAGCCGTGATCTACTACCGCAAGCCAAGAGAGTATGCCGAAACCAAACAGAGCCTGGATGCGCATTTTAGCGAGCTTAAGATGGGTATGCACGAATGGGGCGCGCTAGCGGGCATCGCGGTGTGCTTCGCCGTGCAAATTTGGATCAAATCGCTTCCGTTTGCCGCGCTTAGCGGAATTTTAGTAATGCTTGCTAGCAAAGGCATCGAGTGGAAGAAGCTCGATAACGTATTTGACGAAGGCGTGCATATGATGGGCTACATCGCGTTTTTGATGCTGATCGCCGCAGGATACGGCACGATCTTAAAAGAAACCGGCGGCGTGGATGAGCTGGTGCACGTAGCGAGTACTTTAAGCGGCGGCAAGCTCGGCGGTGCGCTGCTTATGATCGGTATCGGACTGCTAGTGACGATGGGCATAGGCTCGAGTTTCGGCACGATCCCTATCATCGCTACGATTTATTGTCCGCTAGCCGCGCAGCTGGGCTTTAGCACTGCAGCGACGATCTTTATTA
This window harbors:
- a CDS encoding Na+/H+ antiporter family protein, whose amino-acid sequence is MLTNPVFISICVMCALCLLRCNVMLAILIGTICAVLSSKIPLGDAINLFINGNPENAGSLGMGGNLETALSYLLLGVIASAISKTNLTAILVRAVANLISDKKYVFIFSIAFFACFSQNLIPVHIAFIPILIPPLVKIMNSLKIDRRAVACALTFGLQTPYMALPLGFGLIFMGLIEKNMNANGIAVSLSDISSVMWLSAVPMLAGLILAVIYYRKPREYAETKQSLDAHFSELKMGMHEWGALAGIAVCFAVQIWIKSLPFAALSGILVMLASKGIEWKKLDNVFDEGVHMMGYIAFLMLIAAGYGTILKETGGVDELVHVASTLSGGKLGGALLMIGIGLLVTMGIGSSFGTIPIIATIYCPLAAQLGFSTAATIFIIGVAAGIGDAGSPASDSTLGPTVGLNIDGEHSHIWDTCVPTFIFFNIPLIIFGIIFSMML